One region of Quercus lobata isolate SW786 chromosome 2, ValleyOak3.0 Primary Assembly, whole genome shotgun sequence genomic DNA includes:
- the LOC115976632 gene encoding DNA (cytosine-5)-methyltransferase DRM2 has translation MDGDASGVEGDNCDWNSEDEREIDDFSLSSSSSLTPPNEETVTGSGEASSSAGSSNSKLFDKFIGMGFTEKMVAKAIQENGEDNTDSILNTLLTYSTLETSPQEQQHIDSDNYSLDCDGSFLDGFSDVDSWSDNEEITNTVFDEDNKLSSLMSMGYTRDEASIAMERCGLNASLVELTDFICAAQISKVEDAHLPVEEKPRPKLPCIVSAKLKKRKQYDYEMWKRKKQALLDDDETIRLPNPMIGFGVPNESHPTIHRTLPEAAIGPPYFYYENVALAPKGVWTTISRFLYDVEPEFVDSKYFCASARKRGYVHNLPIQNRFPLLPLPPHTIHEALPLTRKWWPSWDERTKLNCLQTCIGSAKLTERIRKALEDYDGEPPLRVQKYVLDECRKWNLVWVGRNKVAPLEPDEVEMLLGFPRNHTRGGGISRTDRYKSLGNSFQVDTVAYHLSVLKDMFPGGINLLSLFSGIGGAEVALHRLGIPLKNVVSVEISEVNRNIVRSWWEQTNQKGNLIDLADVQQLNGDRLEQLMNSFGGFDLVVGGSPCNNLAGSNRHHRDGLEGKESALFYDYFRILDLVKNWSNVS, from the exons ATG GATGGGGATGCTTCTGGTGTTGAGGGTGACAACTGTGACTGGAACAGTGAAGACGAGCGGGAAATTGATGActtctctttatcttcttcttcaagtttGACACCTCCAAATGAAGAAACTGTTACTGGCTCTGGGGAG GCAAGCTCATCTGCTGGTTCCTCCAACTCCAAATTATTTGATAAGTTCATAGGGATGGGCTTTACTGAAAAGATGGTTGCAAAAGCAATTCAGGAAAATG GAGAGGACAATACAGATTCAATTCTAAATACACTCCTTACATACTCG ACTCTTGAAACATCTCCTCAAGAACAGCAACATATTGATTCTGATAATTACTCTTTGGATTGCGATGGGAGCTTTCTGGATGGTTTCTCTGATGTTGACAGTTGGTCTGACAATGAG GAAATCACAAATACCGTGTTTGATGAGGATAATAAATTATCATCCTTAATGAGTATGGGGTACACAAGAGATGAGGCTTCAATAGCAATGGAGAGATGTG GTCTCAACGCATCGCTTGTGGAGTTGACAGATTTTATCTGTGCTGCTCAAATCTCTAAGGTAGAGGATGCTCATCTGCCTGTTGAAGAAAAG CCGAGGCCTAAGCTTCCATGCATAGTTTCCGCTAAGCTCAAGAAAAGAAAGCAGTATGATTATGAGatgtggaaaagaaaaaagcaggCACTCCTTGATGATGATGAAACAATTCGTCTCCCAAATCCAATGATTGGATTTGGTGTCCCTAATGAATCACACCCTACAATTCATAGAACACTCCCAGAGGCAGCTATTGGACCTCCCTATTTCTATTATGAGAATGTGGCGCTTGCTCCTAAAGGCGTTTGGACCACTATTTCACGGTTCCTATATGACGTGGAGCCAGAATTTGttgattcaaaatatttttgtgcttcTGCTAGGAAAAGGGGCTATGTTCACAATCTTCCAATCCAAAACAGGTTTCCTCTCCTTCCACTTCCACCACACACCATTCATGAGGCATTACCCTTAACAAGGAAATGGTGGCCTTCATGGGATGAGAGAACAAAGTTGAATTGCTTACAAACTTGTATTGGTAGTGCAAAACTGACAGAGAGGATCCGAAAGGCACTTGAAGACTATGATGGTGAACCACCTCTAAGAGTTCAAAAGTATGTACTTGATGAATGTCGAAAATGGAATTTGGTCTGGGTTGGGAGGAATAAGGTTGCCCCACTTGAACCTGATGAAGTAGAAATGCTTTTGGGGTTTCCAAGGAACCACACAAGGGGAGGTGGAATAAGTCGAACTGATAGATATAAATCACTTGGTAATTCATTCCAG GTTGACACAGTAGCATACCATCTCTCAGTCTTGAAAGACATGTTCCCAGGAGGCAtcaatcttctctctcttttctctggGATAGGTGGTGCAGAAGTAGCCCTACATCGACTTGGTATCCCTTTGAAGAATGTTGTGTCGGTTGAGATTTCAGAAGTAAATAGAAATATTGTCAGGAGTTGGTGGGAGCAAACAAACCAGAAAGGGAATTTGATTGACCTTGCAGATGTGCAGCAGCTAAATGGTGACCGGTTGGAGCAGTTGATGAACTCATTTGGTGGATTTGATCTTGTAGTTGGTGGGAGCCCATGTAATAATCTTGCAGGTAGCAACAGGCATCATCGAGATGGACTTGAGGGTAAAGAGTCTGCACTCTTCTATGATTACTTTCGTATTCTAGATTTGGTCAAGAATTGGTCAAATGTATCATGA
- the LOC115976631 gene encoding DEAD-box ATP-dependent RNA helicase 14, producing MAATATASSSGPRYAPEDPTLPRPWRGLVDGKTGYLYFWNPETNVTQYERPAHSAAPPKSSVPSSSVQVQQSSQGQRRGYSPDDDDKYARGSNGGSKPEAGSRSQQSARSGTLHSSNGPNGTLSAGHGGSSTRGHGASDVGADLSPEAYRRRHEITVSGDNVPPPFISFEASGFPAELLREVHNAGFSAPTPIQAQSWPIAIQSRDIVAIAKTGSGKTLGYLIPGFIHLKRTRNDAQLGPTVLVLSPTRELATQIQDEAVKFGRSSRISCTCLYGGAPKGPQLREIERGADIVVATPGRLNDILEMKRISLHQVSYLVLDEADRMLDMGFEPQIRKIVKEVPARRQTLMYTATWPKEVRKIAADLLVNPVQVNIGNVDELVANKSITQHIEVLSSMEKHRRLEQILRSQEPGSKIIIFCSTKKMCDQLARNLTRHFGAAAIHGDKSQGERDHVLSQFRTGRSPVLVATDVAARGLDIKDIRVVINYDFPTGVEDYVHRIGRTGRAGATGLAYTFFGDQDAKYASDLIKVLEGANQRVPPEIRDMASRGGGMMGRSRRWGSGSGSGSGSGFGSGFGFGGRDGGRGGRNDSGYGGRGRGYDNESRERFDRGNNYGQDRGRSRSPKGPAWGDRNKGLNRERSRSRERSPPRSFHQAMMERSRPSSPPQHQRGPPYNSENARERKDSPQGWGRSSGSGKDDRGLANGSHSSYFGEEEEEGMIPQDDDDMYRAANEDAHRSP from the exons ATGGCTGCCACTGCGACTGCCTCTTCCTCAGGTCCACGTTATGCTCCAGAGGACCCTACGCTTCCCAGACCGTGGAGAGGCCTTGTTGATGGTAAAACTGGGTACCTTTACTTTTGGAATCCAGAGACAAATGTCACTCAATATGAGAGGCCTGCACACTCGGCGGCCCCACCAAAGTCTTCAGTGCCTAGTTCTTCTGTCCAAGTTCAACAATCTTCTCAAGGACAGCGACGTGGCTATAGtcctgatgatgatgataagtATGCCAGAGGCAGCAATGGAGGGTCAAAACCTGAGGCTGGATCAAGGAGCCAGCAG AGTGCAAGAAGTGGAACTTTGCATTCCAGTAATGGTCCAAATGGCACACTCAGTGCCGGACATGGAGGATCTTCTACAAGAGGACATGGAGCTTCAGATGTAGGAGCTGATTTGTCACCTGAGGCTTACCGTCGCCGGCATGAAATAACTGTTTCT GGTGATAATGTTCCTCCACCTTTTATTTCATTTGAAGCTTCTGGCTTTCCAGCTGAGCTTCTTAGAGAG GTACACAATGCTGGGTTCTCTGCGCCAACTCCAATTCAGGCACAGTCATGGCCGATTGCTATTCAAAGTAGAGACATAGTGGCCATTGCCAAAACTGGTTCGGGGAAAACCTTGGGTTACTTGATTCCAGGATTTATTCATCTGAAGCGCACCCGTAATGACGCTCAATTAGGTCCTACTGTGCTGGTATTGTCACCAACAAGGGAGTTGGCAACACAGATACAAGATGAAGCTGTGAAGTTCGGAAGGTCATCAAGAATTTCTTGCACG TGTTTGTACGGAGGAGCACCAAAGGGACCCCAGTTAAGGGAAATAGAGAGAGGAGCAGATATAGTGGTTGCCACTCCTGGCCGCTTGAATGATATTCTTGAGATGAAGAGAATTAGCCTTCATCAAGTTTCTTACCTTGTGCTTGATGAGGCTGATCGCATGCTAGACATGGGTTTTGAACCTCAGATAAGGAAGATTGTAAAGGAGGTGCCTGCTCGCCGCCAGACCCTCATGTACACAGCAACATGGCCAAAGGAGGTTCGGAAAATTGCTGCAGATCTGCTGGTCAATCCTGTTCAGGTTAACATTGGCAATGTGGATGAGCTTGTCGCAAACAAGTCCATCACACAG CATATTGAAGTGTTGTCATCCATGGAGAAACACAGACGACTGGAGCAGATATTACGATCTCAAGAACCAGGATCAAAGATAATTATCTTTTGTTCAACTAAGAAGATGTGTGATCAACTTGCCCGCAACCTTACTCGCCATTTTGGTGCTGCTGCCATTCATGGAGACAAATCACAGGGTGAGAGGGATCATGTGTTGAGTCAGTTCCGAACCGGGAGATCTCCAGTTCTTGTAGCCACTGACGTTGCAGCTCGAGGGCTGGATATCAAAGACATCAG GGTGGTTATCAACTATGATTTCCCTACTGGAGTGGAGGATTATGTTCATAGGATTGGAAGGACAGGGAGAGCAGGTGCCACTGGTTTGGCTTACACATTCTTCGGTGACCAGGATGCCAAGTATGCTTCAGATCTCATCAAAGTTTTGGAAGGAGCAAATCAGCGTGTCCCTCCAGAAATTCGTGATATGGCTTCTCGTGGTGGTGGGATGATGGGCAGGTCCAGACGATGGGGTTCTGGTTCTGGTTCTGGTTCTGGTTCTGGTTTTGGAtctggttttggttttggtggtCGTGATGGGGGTCGGGGTGGACGTAACGATTCGGGTTATGGTGGAAGAGGTCGCGGATATGATAATGAGTCCCGTGAGAG GTTTGACCGTGGAAATAACTATGGACAAGATAGAGGTCGCAGCCGGAGCCCGAAGGGGCCTGCTTGGGGTGACCGCAATAAAGGTTTGAACCGTGAGCGCAGCCGCAGTCGTGAGCGCAGCCCGCCACGCAGTTTTCACCAAGCAATGATGGAAAGGAGTCGGCCATCCTCACCACCTCAACACCAGCGTGGGCCGCCTTATAATAGCGAGAATGCAAGGGAACGCAAGGATTCACCACAAGGGTGGGGAAGATCCTCAGGTAGTGGGAAGGATGATAGGGGACTTGCCAATGGATCTCATTCTTCTTATTttggggaagaagaagaggaaggcaTGATACCTCAGGATGATGATGACATGTACCGTGCAGCTAATGAAGATGCCCATCGTTCCCCTTGA